The sequence AGATGCCGGACGTATCGCCGGTCTGGAAGTAAAACGTATCATCAACGAACCCACAGCCGCTGCCCTTGCTTATGGCATGGACAAGAAAAAAGGCGACAACGTGGTTGCCGTTTATGACCTCGGTGGTGGTACCTTTGATATTTCCATTATCGAAATTGATGAAGTGGAAGGCGAGCACACCTTCGAAGTACTTGCCACCAACGGTGACACCCACTTAGGTGGTGAAGACTTTGATAACCGTCTGATCACCTATCTGGTCGATGAGTTCAAGAAAGATCAGGGTATGGATCTGCGTAAAGATCCGCTTGCCATGCAGCGACTCAAAGAAGCGGCAGAAAAAGCCAAGATTGAACTGTCTTCTGCACAGCAGACAGAAGTCAATCTGCCTTATATTACCGCTGACGCGTCAGGTCCTAAACACCTGACGATCAAAGTGACCCGTGCCAAGCTCGAATCACTGGTTGAAGATATGGTGAAAGAGTCCTTAGGGCCGGTTAAGCAGGCTCTGGCCGATGCAGACCTGTCTGTGTCAGACATTAACGACATCATCATGGTTGGCGGCCAGACCCGTATGCCACTGGTGCAAAAATATGTAACGGAATTCTTTGGCAAAGAGCCGCGCAGAGATGTTAACCCCGATGAAGCCGTAGCAGTAGGTGCGGCGATTCAGGGGGGGGTACTGGCCGGTGATGTCAAAGACGTACTCTTGCTCGACGTTACGCCACTGTCTCTGGGTATTGAAACCATGGGCGGTGTAATGACCAAGCTGATTGAGAAAAACACCACTATTCCGACCAAGAAGTCGCAGGTGTTCTCAACAGCAGAAGACAACCAGTCTGCGGTTACTGTGCATGTTATGCAGGGTGAACGTAAACAGGCTGCCGGTAACAAGTCACTGGGGCAATTCAACCTTGAGGGTATCCGCCCGGCGATGCGTGGTGCACCACAGATTGAAGTGACCTTCGATCTTGATGCTGACGGCATCCTGCATGTGTCGGCTAAGGATAAAGACACCGGCAAAGAGCAGAAGATCACTATCCAGGCTTCAAGCGGTCTGTCTGAAGATGAAGTGAATCAAATGGTACAGGACGCCGAAGCGAACGCCGAAGCGGATAAGAAGTTTGAGGAACTGGTGCAGGCCCGTAACCAGGCTGACGGACTGGTACATTCCACCCGTAAGCAGGTTGAAGAGGCCGGCGATGCGCTGAGTGAGGAAGATAAGACTCAGATCGAAACCGCTGTCTCAGCACTGGAAGCGGCAATCAAGAGCGACGACAAGTCTGAGATTGAAGCCAAGACTCAGGAGCTGATCCAGGCCTCTGCCAAACTGATGGAAGTTGCTCAGGCCAAGGCCGCAGCGGAGGGAGCTGAAGGTGCAGCAGGCGGTGATGCCCAGTCATCTTCAGCCAAGGCGGATGACGATGTGGTGGACGCCGAGTTTGAAGAAGTGAAAGACGACGATAAAAAGTCCTCTTAAGTGATCGATGCGGTCACATTGTGATTGCCGATAACGTCGGGCGCAGAGGATAACTCCTTTTGCGCCCGAGTTTGTATTCGGAGGCGAGCAAGCAATATGTCGAAGCGAGACTATTACGAAGCGTTAGGGGTATCCAGAGATGCCTCGGAGCGTGATATTAAAAAGGCCTATAAACGCCTGGCGATGAAATATCACCCTGACCGTAATCAGGGCGATAAGGCATTAGAGGAAAAGTTTAAGGAAGCACAGGAGGCATATGAGGTCTTAACCGATCCCCAGAAACGTGCAGCCTATGATCAATATGGTCACGCCGGTGTCGATCCTAATCGTGGCGGCGGTCATGGCGCGGGTCATGCCGATTTTGGTGATATTTTCGGTGATGTGTTTGGCGATATCTTTGGTGGTGGCCGCCGCCAGCAATCGCGGGCCCGTCAGGGCGCAGATCTGCGCTATAACCTCGAGCTTTCTCTGGAAGAAGCCGTTCGCGGCAAGAATGTAGAGATCCGTATTCCTACTCTGGTGGGCTGTGATGAGTGCGACGGTTCAGGGGCTAAGAAAGGCTCCAGCCCCACCACTTGCCCTACCTGTCATGGTCAGGGCCAGGTACAGATGCGGCAGGGATTCTTTGCCGTACAACAGACCTGTCCTACCTGTTCCGGGCGCGGCAAAATTATTTCTGACCCCTGTCGTAAGTGTCATGGCCAGGGTCGGGTAGAGAAAAGTAAAACCCTGTCGGTGAAAGTGCCGGCCGGTGTCGATACCGGTGACAGGATTCGTTTATCCGGTGAAGGCGAAGCGGGAGAACTGGGCGGCCCTGCCGGTGATCTTTATGTGCAGGTGCATATCAAAGAGCACCCGATTTTTGTCCGTGATGGCAATAACCTCTATTGTGAGGTGCCTATCAGCTTTACCCGTGCGGCCCTCGGTGGTGAGGTGCATGTACCGACTCTTGAAGGTAAGGTCAAACTGAAAATCTCCCCGGAAACCCAGACCGGACGTATGTTCCGTCTGCGTGGCAAGGGCGTGAAGTCGGTGCGTAACGGTGCCGTCGGCGATCTGATGTGTAAAGTTGTGGTGGAAACCCCGGTAAACCTCAACAGCAAACAGAAAGAGCTGCTTGAAGAGCTGGATAAATCCATGGGTACCGGCGATGAAGCCGCCAAATACCGGCCCAAGGAGAAGGGCTTTTTCGACGGAGTGAAAAAGTTTTTTGATGATCTGACCGGCTGAACGGGCCCCGCTGAATAAGTACTTAAAAAACCACAAAACGACTCTGTTTTGTGGTTTTTTTCTATCCGGGATTAAATAAATCCAGCCGTAAGCAGGCGCAATCAAGTTGAGCACTATTACTTGTACTTAACCATCTGCTCGGTTTTCAACGCCTTGCCGATACGCCTTAACCATAACTCAATTCTGCTTTCCTGCACCCTTGCATTCTTTGCCTTGCCTGAGCTATCTTGCTGTTTTAATTTGGATTGGCTGTTCATCTTCGTGCTGTCCTTTAAATTATCTGCGAACAAATAATGGCGCAGGAGTGAACAGAAAACGAACGATAAATAATTAACTTTAAAATAAGTAAAACTTATGGATAAGCGACTGAGACATATTGCATTACTGCGTTGTTTTGCGGCGGCGGCCAAACATCAGAGTTACAGCGTGGCTGCGCGGGAACTGGCTATCACTCAGGCGGCGGTGAGTCAGCAAATTCGCAGCCTGGAACAGCAGTTGATGGTCAAGCTCTTCGCCCGCAAAGGGCGGGCAATGGTATTGACCAGTCAGGGCAGAACCTTACAGGAGTATGTTTCCAGAGCGTTTTCTCTGCTATCTGAAGGGTTTGATCGGGTACAGGTCGAGCCTGAGGAGGGGATCCTGAATGTTACCACTGGTCTGTCTTTTGCGTCGATCTGGCTGGTGCCGAGGTTATGGAGGTTTGCGGCATTATATCCTTCGATCAACGTTAAAGTGTTTGTTTCTGTAGAACTGGAAGATGTGCGCCACTCAGGACTGGATGTTGCCATTCGTCAGGGGGATACCATTGACCCTTCAGTCTACAGTGAACTGTTATTTATCGATCCGGTATTCCCGGTCTGCTCCCCCAGTCTGATTGAAAAAAACAATATTCAGACGCCGGAGCAAATTGGTTGTTGTCAACTGGTTGAAGCCACAGGAAAGGGCCGGTTTAGTTGGAAAAACTGGTTTGATATTGCCGGCGTAAAAATGCACAGTAGTCAGATGAGCTGGCTGGAAGTGTCGACACTGGAGATGGGCATCAATGCCGTGATGGCCGGTCAGGGAGTGTGTCTGGCGTCATCTTGTCTGGTCTCGGATCTGATTAAGAACGGGTTATTGGCCAAACCTTTTAATATCAGTATTGAACCCGGGCAGCGTTTTACTTTGCTGTACGATCAGGACTCACCGCGCATCGCCAGGATTAAAGTGTTCAGCGAATGGTTGAAGCAGGAATTGAAGCGCGCCGGTATTGCTACACAGCAAGGTTAGCAGAGCCTGCAGGCTAAAGTATTCAAGTCTGCCCTGGCAGTAAAAAAACGATTTTGTTTAGTGATTTTTAATATCCGGGATGGTGCAAACGGAGCGGGGCCAGAACAGACAGTCACTAATTCTCTGCGACTTACGTAATAGTCAGCAGCGTCAACTCAAAATGAGAGGACAATGATGTGGGAGTAGTGATCGCCAATGTTTGATACCTATCAGGAGATATTCAACAATCGCGCCTGGAGTTATCATCAGGCCATGCAGTCAGTGCCTGATGCGCGTAGATTAGAGTTTGAAATTGCACTGGAATACCTGCAGCCTGAAACAGGGCAGTGGATAGTCGATATGCCCTCCGGGGGGGATACCTTAAACAGTATATCCATGATCCCTCAGTCAACTTACTCTTTGTTGAAACCACCCCCGAGTTTGCCCGGCATTGTCCTCAATCATCTCATTGCAGGCGTCTGATTGGAGGCTTTGACAGCCTGCCAGTCCAAAAAAACAGCGTAGAGCGCTTGCTATCACTGGCAGCATTACATCACGTAGAAGATAAATCCCGGTTCTTCAGGGAATGTCATCGGGTTTTGAGTTCGTGCGGACGTCTGGTGATTGGTGATGTGTATGCGGATACTGCGCAAGCCCGCTTTTTAAATGAATTTGTCGACGAGTTTAATTCCATGGGACATAAAGGGGACTTTCTGACAGCGGATATTGACTCGCAGATAGCAGACAATGGCTTTGACGTTTGCCGTCAACAGCAACACCCCTTTTGTTGGTTCTTTTCCTCGCAACAGCAGATGCTGGCGTATTGCCGCGATCTGTTTGGAATTGACCTGGCTGACGATAAGGTACTGATGCAGGGGATAGAGGAATATCTGACTCCTGAATGGCGGGGAGATTGCGTCACACTGCAGTGGAGTCTGCATTATATCTGTGCCAGACCACTGGAGTTGGGGGCGTGATACCGCTAAAGCATCTGATTCGTCGTTGTAAGAATAGTCTCAACCGCCTGTCTGATAAATGTCAGTCTGTCTCCGTTGCATCTCAGAGGGTAAAGCAACAAAACGGCATTAGTTACTCAAGACAGTATTCTGAGTTGCTGACGTTGTTTATGCTCAAACGGCTGGGCCCTCTGATGTATTACGAAGCCCAGCTTTGGCGGCCTGAATTGTCTTTTAAAGACAAGATGGGGTTTCTCAATTCACAGCAGTATCAACGGCGGCTTGCACAGCTCAACCCCGTTCCTTACCGGAAGCTGTCTCAGCATAAAGTCACGGAGAAGGCGCTGTTACAATTGGCCGGAATTCCCACCCCCGCTTTCGCAGGGTTTTTTCATCCGCAGAAAGGTTTCGCGCAACGGGGCGAGCCTTTGCGCTGCGCGACTGAACTCAGTGATATGTTGTCATTGTGTATTGGCAAAACATTGTGTTTCAAACCAACAGAAGGCTGGGGCGGAAGTGGTTTTGTGGCGGCACAGGTAAAGGCAGAAAATGAGCGTTTGTATCTTATACCCTTAGGGCAAAACGAAAAGCTTAGCGTGCCCGAATTTGTCAGCCGATATTTGCGGTCAGCACAAGGTATGCTGATTGAACATTACCTGGTACAGCACAGTGTCATGGCTGATTTTAATCCCGATAGTGTCAATACATTGCGGATCTGGGTAAAGCAGACTCATGGCGAAGCTCAGGTATTGGGAGTCATTCTGCGTATTGGTCGCCGACATGCTGTTGTGGATAATGCCAGTCAGGGCGGCTTTATTGCGCGGGTGAATATGATGACAGGGCAGTTGCAACGCGCCATGACGACCGAGCTTTTACCCGTTGAATTTGATACGCACCCGGATTCAGGCGTGCAACTGACAGGACGTCAATTGCCCTACTGGGATGAATGCCTGGCGTTAGCCAGAAAAACCCTTAGCGTCTTTCCTCATTCCCGGTTTGCAGGCCTGGATATGGCCATTAGTAAGACCGGGCCTGTTATTATTGAATTGAATCTGGAGCCGGACAAAGTGACTGCCCGAAATTTTGGGCTGCCGCTGAAGCAGCTTTTGAGTTAGTCTTTGCCGATGTTAAGTATTGATTAACGGGCAAATGCGATGGTGATAAAGTTCTGTTTTACACTCATATTAACCTTGATGATGTCATTCACAGCACAAGCGAATGCTTATAAAGCTCTTGTTTTCAGCCATCAGGGAGAGACTCTGCCCTACCGTATTCTCTATCCACTGAATTTTGATCCTGAACAATCCTATCCTTTAGTGCTGTTTCTGCACGGCGCAGGTGAAAGGGGGGATGATAATCTTGCTCAGCTTACCCATGGTGCCGAACTGTTTGCCCGGGAGGCAATCCAGCGAGAGTATCCGGCGATAGTGGTATTCCCGCAGGCCGCGGAGGAGGACTACTGGGCCAATGTCGATGTTAATAGTGAATCCAGTCCTTATAAATTGCGATTTGCGGACAAGGACGCGCAGCCCACCCAGGCCATGCAATTGCTGTTGGGATTGATGGATGAATTGAGCTCAGAGCCTTTTGTTGATCAACAACGAATTTATGTAGGTGGCTTATCCATGGGTGGCATGGGTACTTATGAAATACTTGCCAGGCGCCCAAAGATGTTTGCCGCAGCTATCGCTATTTGTGGTGGCGGTAATCTGAAAAACGCCGGTCATTATCGTCAGGGATTGCCACTCTGGGCTTTTCACGGCGAAGATGATGAGGTGGTTGATGCGGATTTATCAGAGCAAATGGTCGCGGCCATTAATCAGCATGGTGGTAATGCCAGGCTCACTTTGTATAAAGATACCGGCCATAATAGCTGGGACAAGGCTTTTTCAGAGCCGGACCTGTTTCCCTGGTTGTTTTCTCATCAACTCGACGATTAATTGCCGATGAGACTAATTGTATTTGTTATATTGCTGTTGGCGGGGAATGCTGTTGCCGGTGAGCCTCCCGTACCGGTTAAAGTCGGATTGCACTATTCGGCTCCCTGGGCTTATGCCGATGCCGATGGAAAGCTTCAGGGTATTGATTACGATATCGTCAGACATGTTTTCGAACAGCTCGGTGTTGAGGTGGAAATAGAGCTGTTTGCTTATGAGCGACTGATCCAGAAATTTCGTGACAAAGAACTGGATTATGTCAGCCCCATGGCCTTTGAAATCAAAGGAGCACACCAGACCCGGGATTACCTTGATATTCAGGATGTTGCAGTAACCAGGGCGGGAGATGGTATCGTACTGCAAAAGATGGCGGACCTGCGCGGCAAAGCGGTGGTGGCTTATCAAAAGGCCAGTGAGGTATTAGGGGCAGATTTTAAATCAGCACTTCAGGAAACTGCTTATATGGAGATGGCTGATCGGGAGCGCCAGCTGGATTTGCTGATAAACAGCAAGGTCGATGTGGTTGTCGGGGATCGCAGGGTGCTGGAGTATTTCAGTCATAAAAACTATGGTGAAGGTAAAATCACAGTACATAGTATATTCCCACCAACCAGTTATCCGGGGGCCTTCTGGGATGCGGAGCTGACCCATTCTTTTAACCGGGTGCTGCATAAGATGCGTGAAGCCGGGCAGTTGCAAAAATACCATTCCAGCTCCCGCCACTGAAAAGCCTTATAGCCGAACAGCAATCTTTTTTGTAAGGTTGTTACCCGCTGACATTAAGCCAGTATTAATCTGATTGATGTAAGACACACTCTATTTCATCAAAATAGCGACACGGGAAACACATGAAAACAGGTATTTTTGGTGCCAATGGCCGCATGGGCCGGGTATTGATTGAAGCAGTGACGCAGGAGCCTCAGGCAGAACTCAGCGCCGCCATAGTGCGCTCAGGTTCGGACTGGCTGGGGATGGATGTTGGTCAACTGGCCGGTATTGGCGACCAGGGTCTGGCGGTAACAGACCGGCCGGAACAACAAGCCGACGAACTGGATGTCATGATCGACTTTACCCTGCCTGATGCGTTAAAAACCAATCTGGACTGGTGTCTTGCTCACAATAAACCTGTGGTAATAGGTACAACGGGTCTGAACGATGAGCAAAAAGTGTTGCTTGAGCGAGCATCAGAGCAAATCCCCATTGTGTTTGCGGCTAATTATAGTGTGGGTGTTAACCTGTTGCTGAATCTGCTTAAACAGACAGCCAGGGTAATGGGGCAAAGCTGCGATATCGAGATCTGGGAGGCTCATCACCGGCATAAGCTGGACGCTCCCTCTGGTACCGCTGTGGCTATGGGTGAGGCCATTGCCGATGAACTGGGCCGGGATCTGGGCAAAGACGCTGTTTATGGGCGTAAAGGCCATACCGGTGAGCGGCCACATCAACAGATCGGTTTTGCTACCATCAGGGCCGGAGATATCGTCGGTGAGCACACCGCCATGTTCGCCGATATTGGTGAGCGCATTGAGCTCACTCACAAAGCCAGTAGTCGCCTGACCTTTGCCAAAGGCGCATTAAGGGCTGCCCTGTGGTTAAAAGACAAACCCGCAGGGCTTTACAGCATGCAGCAGGTGCTGGGGCTGGAATAGTAAAGCCCAGATAAGTGCATGTTATGGAGGTTTGGATTAATTTTTAATCTTAAAGCGCTATTTTTAGTTATTATCTATTTGATATTAGACCTCAGGGTCAATTTAAGGTAGACTATTACGAATTTGCCAAATTTTTGCATTTGACCGGAGTGTCCGGCTTGTATAGTCAGCAAAAACAAGTAGACGGGATGTAGCCAGCTTTCATTTTTGAAACTGATTACGCCCGTTTTTTTTGAGTTGCCAGTCTACCCCTGCGTTTAGCCGCGGGGGCAGCGAATAGGAGGTTGACTTGACTAAATCCGCCCTTTTGGTCCTTGAAGACGGTTCAGTTTTCAAAGGTACCGCCATCGGAGCTGAAGGTGTCGCAGTTGGGGAGGTGGTATTTAATACCGCCATGACAGGTTATCAGGAAATATTGACCGACCCTTCTTACACCGAACAGATCGTAACCCTCACTTATCCCCACATCGGCAATACCGGTACCAACGACGAAGACACTGAATCCCACAAGGTGATGGCCAAAGGCCTGGTGATCCGTGATTTACCGCTGATTGCCAGCAATTTCCGTAATCAGCTCTGTTTGTCTGACTATCTGAAGAAACACAATATTCTCGGAATTGCCGACATTGATACCCGGCGTCTGACGCGGATTCTGCGGACCAGCGGTGCGCAAAACGGCTGTATTGTGGCCGGTGATAATCTGGATGAGAGCAAAGCCCTTGACCAGGCGAAAGCTTTTCCTGGCCTCAAAGGCATGGATTTAGCTAAGGTGGTGTGTACTGACAAGCCCTACGAGTGGAACCATGGTAGCTGGCAACTGGGCAGTGGACATCAGGAAAACCGACAGGATCTGCCTTACCATGTGGTTGCTTACGATTTTGGTGCCAAGCGCAACATTCTGCGTATGTTGGTGGACCGTGGCTGCAAACTGACACTGGTACCGGCACAGACCAGTGCCGAAGACGTGCTGGCCATGAACCCTGATGGGGTCTTCTTATCTAACGGCCCGGGCGACCCCGAGCCCTGCACTTATGCCATTGAGGCGATTAAAGCCCTGTTGGAAAAGGACCTGCCTATTCTCGGTATTTGTCTGGGCCATCAACTTCTGGCCCTGGCCAGCGGTGCAAAAACCGAGAAAATGAAATTCGGTCATCATGGTGCTAACCATCCGGTAAAAGATATCGCCAATAACAGAGTGATGATCACCAGTCAGAATCATGGCTTTGCGGTGGACAAGGACAGCATGCCGGACAATCTCGACGTCACACATATTTCATTGTTTGATGATTCAATTCAGGGTATCCATCGCTCTGATAAACCGGCTTTCAGTTTTCAGGGGCACCCTGAGGCCAGTCCGGGCCCCCATGACGCCGCACCTTTGTTTGATCATTTCATCGAACTTATCCAAGCAAGCAAGTAACGGGGAAGAGCATGCC comes from Lacimicrobium alkaliphilum and encodes:
- the dnaK gene encoding molecular chaperone DnaK — protein: MGRIIGIDLGTTNSCVAVLDGDKPRVIENAEGDRTTPSIIAFTKDGETLVGQPAKRQAVTNPKNTLFAIKRLIGRRWEDKEVQRDIDIMPFGIIKADNGDAWIEVNDKKMAPPQVSAEVLKKMKKTAEDYLGEEVTAAVITVPAYFNDSQRQATKDAGRIAGLEVKRIINEPTAAALAYGMDKKKGDNVVAVYDLGGGTFDISIIEIDEVEGEHTFEVLATNGDTHLGGEDFDNRLITYLVDEFKKDQGMDLRKDPLAMQRLKEAAEKAKIELSSAQQTEVNLPYITADASGPKHLTIKVTRAKLESLVEDMVKESLGPVKQALADADLSVSDINDIIMVGGQTRMPLVQKYVTEFFGKEPRRDVNPDEAVAVGAAIQGGVLAGDVKDVLLLDVTPLSLGIETMGGVMTKLIEKNTTIPTKKSQVFSTAEDNQSAVTVHVMQGERKQAAGNKSLGQFNLEGIRPAMRGAPQIEVTFDLDADGILHVSAKDKDTGKEQKITIQASSGLSEDEVNQMVQDAEANAEADKKFEELVQARNQADGLVHSTRKQVEEAGDALSEEDKTQIETAVSALEAAIKSDDKSEIEAKTQELIQASAKLMEVAQAKAAAEGAEGAAGGDAQSSSAKADDDVVDAEFEEVKDDDKKSS
- the dnaJ gene encoding molecular chaperone DnaJ, with product MSKRDYYEALGVSRDASERDIKKAYKRLAMKYHPDRNQGDKALEEKFKEAQEAYEVLTDPQKRAAYDQYGHAGVDPNRGGGHGAGHADFGDIFGDVFGDIFGGGRRQQSRARQGADLRYNLELSLEEAVRGKNVEIRIPTLVGCDECDGSGAKKGSSPTTCPTCHGQGQVQMRQGFFAVQQTCPTCSGRGKIISDPCRKCHGQGRVEKSKTLSVKVPAGVDTGDRIRLSGEGEAGELGGPAGDLYVQVHIKEHPIFVRDGNNLYCEVPISFTRAALGGEVHVPTLEGKVKLKISPETQTGRMFRLRGKGVKSVRNGAVGDLMCKVVVETPVNLNSKQKELLEELDKSMGTGDEAAKYRPKEKGFFDGVKKFFDDLTG
- a CDS encoding LysR substrate-binding domain-containing protein, which translates into the protein MDKRLRHIALLRCFAAAAKHQSYSVAARELAITQAAVSQQIRSLEQQLMVKLFARKGRAMVLTSQGRTLQEYVSRAFSLLSEGFDRVQVEPEEGILNVTTGLSFASIWLVPRLWRFAALYPSINVKVFVSVELEDVRHSGLDVAIRQGDTIDPSVYSELLFIDPVFPVCSPSLIEKNNIQTPEQIGCCQLVEATGKGRFSWKNWFDIAGVKMHSSQMSWLEVSTLEMGINAVMAGQGVCLASSCLVSDLIKNGLLAKPFNISIEPGQRFTLLYDQDSPRIARIKVFSEWLKQELKRAGIATQQG
- a CDS encoding methyltransferase domain-containing protein — encoded protein: MDSRYALRGGYLKQYIHDPSVNLLFVETTPEFARHCPQSSHCRRLIGGFDSLPVQKNSVERLLSLAALHHVEDKSRFFRECHRVLSSCGRLVIGDVYADTAQARFLNEFVDEFNSMGHKGDFLTADIDSQIADNGFDVCRQQQHPFCWFFSSQQQMLAYCRDLFGIDLADDKVLMQGIEEYLTPEWRGDCVTLQWSLHYICARPLELGA
- a CDS encoding sugar-transfer associated ATP-grasp domain-containing protein; the encoded protein is MIPLKHLIRRCKNSLNRLSDKCQSVSVASQRVKQQNGISYSRQYSELLTLFMLKRLGPLMYYEAQLWRPELSFKDKMGFLNSQQYQRRLAQLNPVPYRKLSQHKVTEKALLQLAGIPTPAFAGFFHPQKGFAQRGEPLRCATELSDMLSLCIGKTLCFKPTEGWGGSGFVAAQVKAENERLYLIPLGQNEKLSVPEFVSRYLRSAQGMLIEHYLVQHSVMADFNPDSVNTLRIWVKQTHGEAQVLGVILRIGRRHAVVDNASQGGFIARVNMMTGQLQRAMTTELLPVEFDTHPDSGVQLTGRQLPYWDECLALARKTLSVFPHSRFAGLDMAISKTGPVIIELNLEPDKVTARNFGLPLKQLLS
- a CDS encoding prolyl oligopeptidase family serine peptidase; this translates as MMSFTAQANAYKALVFSHQGETLPYRILYPLNFDPEQSYPLVLFLHGAGERGDDNLAQLTHGAELFAREAIQREYPAIVVFPQAAEEDYWANVDVNSESSPYKLRFADKDAQPTQAMQLLLGLMDELSSEPFVDQQRIYVGGLSMGGMGTYEILARRPKMFAAAIAICGGGNLKNAGHYRQGLPLWAFHGEDDEVVDADLSEQMVAAINQHGGNARLTLYKDTGHNSWDKAFSEPDLFPWLFSHQLDD
- a CDS encoding substrate-binding periplasmic protein, with amino-acid sequence MRLIVFVILLLAGNAVAGEPPVPVKVGLHYSAPWAYADADGKLQGIDYDIVRHVFEQLGVEVEIELFAYERLIQKFRDKELDYVSPMAFEIKGAHQTRDYLDIQDVAVTRAGDGIVLQKMADLRGKAVVAYQKASEVLGADFKSALQETAYMEMADRERQLDLLINSKVDVVVGDRRVLEYFSHKNYGEGKITVHSIFPPTSYPGAFWDAELTHSFNRVLHKMREAGQLQKYHSSSRH
- the dapB gene encoding 4-hydroxy-tetrahydrodipicolinate reductase codes for the protein MKTGIFGANGRMGRVLIEAVTQEPQAELSAAIVRSGSDWLGMDVGQLAGIGDQGLAVTDRPEQQADELDVMIDFTLPDALKTNLDWCLAHNKPVVIGTTGLNDEQKVLLERASEQIPIVFAANYSVGVNLLLNLLKQTARVMGQSCDIEIWEAHHRHKLDAPSGTAVAMGEAIADELGRDLGKDAVYGRKGHTGERPHQQIGFATIRAGDIVGEHTAMFADIGERIELTHKASSRLTFAKGALRAALWLKDKPAGLYSMQQVLGLE
- the carA gene encoding glutamine-hydrolyzing carbamoyl-phosphate synthase small subunit — translated: MTKSALLVLEDGSVFKGTAIGAEGVAVGEVVFNTAMTGYQEILTDPSYTEQIVTLTYPHIGNTGTNDEDTESHKVMAKGLVIRDLPLIASNFRNQLCLSDYLKKHNILGIADIDTRRLTRILRTSGAQNGCIVAGDNLDESKALDQAKAFPGLKGMDLAKVVCTDKPYEWNHGSWQLGSGHQENRQDLPYHVVAYDFGAKRNILRMLVDRGCKLTLVPAQTSAEDVLAMNPDGVFLSNGPGDPEPCTYAIEAIKALLEKDLPILGICLGHQLLALASGAKTEKMKFGHHGANHPVKDIANNRVMITSQNHGFAVDKDSMPDNLDVTHISLFDDSIQGIHRSDKPAFSFQGHPEASPGPHDAAPLFDHFIELIQASK